The following are encoded in a window of Gossypium raimondii isolate GPD5lz chromosome 13, ASM2569854v1, whole genome shotgun sequence genomic DNA:
- the LOC105781097 gene encoding putative defensin-like protein 234 isoform X2, protein MKKSIAIPILCTILTLALLSPSKGDPKFCPTTMQISGSCGPNGAFECFEAINAKYGASAMAQRCSCKDLSANEHLCQCYIVCQ, encoded by the exons atgaaGAAGTCTATTGCCATTCCCATTCTTTGTACTATTCTTACATTAGCTTTACTTTCTCCATCCAaag GGGATCCCAAGTTTTGCCCAACAACAATGCAAATATCAGGATCATGTGGTCCCAATGGAGCTTTCGAATGTTTTGAAGCCATTAATGCAAAGTATGGAGCTTCCGCAATGGCACAAAGGTGTTCTTGTAAAGATTTGTCTGCTAATGAGCATCTTTGTCAATGTTATATTGTTTGTCAATAA